Proteins from one Choloepus didactylus isolate mChoDid1 chromosome 4, mChoDid1.pri, whole genome shotgun sequence genomic window:
- the RNASE10 gene encoding inactive ribonuclease-like protein 10 encodes MKLTLVQIFFVMLLLLLGLGMGLGLGLRMAAAVLEDSDQPLNEFWSSDSQDKAEATEEGAGNRTTDTLVLSSKGVAQLDWPEETIPDIDEVGSKMLRAEAFFQNKKDDQRFDLASRECNVMMARKMKEHNLTCIAQYTFIHEELDTVKAVCDSPGFVCELKGGKCHKSSRPFDLTFCKLSRPGQVTPHCNYLTFILEKFVVMTCNDMKLQLTP; translated from the coding sequence ATGAAGCTGACTCTAGTGCAGATCTTTTTTGTgatgctgctgcttctgctgggCCTGGGgatgggcctgggcctggggcttcGCATGGCCGCAGCAGTCCTGGAGGATAGTGATCAGCCACTGAATGAGTTTTGGTCCAGTGACTCCCAGGACAAGGCTGAAGCCACCGAGGAGGGAGCAGGCAACCGAACCACAGACACCCTGGTGCTCAGCAGCAAAGGAGTGGCCCAACTTGACTGGCCAGAAGAAACCATCCCCGATATAGATGAGGTTGGGAGCAAGATGCTCAGAGCTGAGGCTTTCTTTCAGAACAAAAAAGATGACCAAAGGTTTGACCTGGCCTCCAGGGAATGCAATGTCATGATGGCACGCAAGATGAAGGAGCACAACCTCACCTGCATAGCCCAGTACACGTTCATCCATGAGGAACTGGACACAGTCAAAGCTGTCTGTGACAGTCCTGGTTTTGTCTGTGAGCTCAAGGGAGGCAAATGTCACAAAAGCTCCCGCCCTTTTGACTTGACGTTCTGCAAGTTGTCCAGACCAGGCCAGGTCACTCCTCACTGCAACTACCTAACATTCATTTTGGAGAAGTTCGTTGTCATGACCTGTAATGACATGAAGCTCCAGCTAACCCCTTAA